The segment AGAAAAAAATAGTATTATTGTTATATAGTGAATAATAGTAAAGATATTACTTTACTTTATAAATATAAATGAGGTCGAATCGTATGATTCGGCCTTTTTTAGAGTGAAGTTTATATGTTAGATTAAAATATAGATAAGCGTTAAATCTGTTGTGATAAAAAAATAGTTTTTATGATAATAAATATTGATAATTAAATTCCTATTATAATGATTAGGATTTTATAAAATTGATAATTACAACATTCTCATTTGTTGAATATCATATTCAATTAATTAAATGAAAAGTAATATCAAAATACCTATAAACATAGGCTTTGTATGATAAAAATGAAAAAGTAATATGCAAAAATATATACAGTTTTTTATCATTTTCATTTGACTTTCAAAAAGAACTGTGTGATAATGAGAACATAAGTTGAGGCAAGTGCCTTTCTAAATGATAATAAAAAGTTCTGATCTATATTTTTATGGAGGTCCTAATTATGAGAGTTATTGCTGATGGTTGCATTAAATGTGGTTCTTGCGCATCTGTTTGCCCAGTTTCTGCTATTTCTGAAGGCGAAACTAAATATGAAATCAACGATACTTGCATCGATTGCGGTTCTTGCGAATCCGTTTGCCCAGTATCT is part of the Veillonella nakazawae genome and harbors:
- a CDS encoding DUF362 domain-containing protein, which gives rise to MRVIADGCIKCGSCASVCPVSAISEGETKYEINDTCIDCGSCESVCPVSVISAE